Proteins found in one Gemmatimonadota bacterium genomic segment:
- the acnA gene encoding aconitate hydratase AcnA — MAQPTPDAFGARSRIDLAEGPTTVYRPQALEKHGLVQFDRLPFSIRVLLECVLRHQGHGYVSEEDVRAVAGWSPTTSGADFPFMPTRVVLQDFTGVPAVVDLAAMRDGLARMGGEAARINPVVPADLVIDHSVQVDYFGREDAYRLNVEREYERNGERYQLLRWAQTAFEDFRVVPPGTGIVHQVNLEYLASVVHRRTERGESVAYPDTCVGTDSHTTMINGLGVVGWGVGGIEAEAVLLGQPYYMLLPEVVGVKLTGALPEGATATDLVLRVTELLRKHGVVGRFVEFYGKGLTNLPLADRATIGNMSPEYGATIGFFPVDAETLRYLRATGRDEALVDRVERVSKEVGLFRTDETPDPEYTSKLELDLGTIEPSLAGPKRPQDRVRLSDMKATFQRDLPTLLPQGASLGGGGGTAVATETRREVEITMDGETMPVGDGSVVIAAITSCTNTSNPSVMVGAGLVAKRAVERGLQVKPWVKTSLAPGSQVVTDYLTAAGLLPYLEQLKFQVVGYGCTTCIGNSGPLPEAIENAVKENRLVVSAVLSGNRNFEARIHPHVRANYLASPMLVVAYALAGRADLDLYNEPLGHDRDGAPVFLADLWPSPMEIRETIAAALKPEMYRDRYGEVFQGDEHWRALPLPEGDANLYEWDQDSTYIQNPPFFEGMSLDVPDLSDIDGARVLALLGTSVTTDHISPAGSIAKDGPAGRYLQAKGVQPVDFNTYGARRGNHEVMMRGTFANVRIKNLLLGGKEGGYTIHFPTGEELSIYDAAMRYVEAGTPLVVLAGKEYGTGSSRDWAAKGTFLLGVRAVIAESFERIHRSNLVGMGVLPLEFVGGQNPESLGLTGRETFAIRGIASGLRPKGTVQVEARAEDGSVKTFDARVRLDSDVDVEYYQNGGILQTVLRKMASGAM, encoded by the coding sequence GTGGCCCAACCCACCCCGGATGCCTTCGGCGCCCGCTCCCGAATCGACCTCGCCGAGGGCCCCACCACGGTCTATCGGCCCCAGGCCCTGGAGAAGCACGGCCTGGTCCAGTTCGACCGGCTGCCCTTCTCCATCCGCGTCCTGCTGGAGTGCGTGCTCCGCCATCAGGGTCATGGATACGTGTCGGAGGAGGATGTCCGGGCCGTGGCGGGCTGGAGCCCGACCACGTCCGGGGCGGACTTCCCGTTCATGCCCACCCGGGTGGTGCTGCAGGACTTCACCGGCGTCCCGGCCGTCGTGGACCTCGCGGCCATGCGCGACGGGCTCGCCCGCATGGGGGGTGAGGCCGCCCGGATCAACCCGGTCGTGCCGGCCGACCTGGTCATCGACCATTCGGTCCAGGTGGACTACTTCGGTCGGGAGGACGCCTACCGGCTGAACGTCGAGCGGGAGTACGAGCGCAACGGGGAGCGCTACCAGCTCCTGCGCTGGGCCCAGACCGCGTTCGAGGACTTCCGCGTCGTGCCGCCCGGCACCGGGATCGTGCACCAGGTCAACCTGGAGTACCTGGCGTCCGTCGTGCATCGCCGCACGGAGCGCGGCGAGTCCGTGGCCTACCCGGACACCTGCGTCGGCACCGACTCGCACACCACCATGATCAACGGGCTCGGGGTGGTCGGGTGGGGCGTAGGCGGCATCGAGGCCGAGGCCGTGCTGCTCGGTCAGCCCTACTACATGCTGCTCCCCGAAGTGGTGGGCGTGAAGCTCACGGGCGCGCTTCCCGAAGGCGCCACCGCCACCGACCTCGTGCTGCGCGTCACCGAGCTGCTGCGCAAGCACGGCGTGGTGGGCCGCTTCGTCGAGTTCTACGGGAAGGGGCTGACCAACCTGCCGCTGGCCGACCGCGCCACCATCGGCAACATGTCGCCCGAGTACGGCGCCACCATCGGCTTCTTCCCGGTGGATGCGGAGACGCTCCGCTACCTGCGTGCCACGGGTCGGGACGAAGCGCTCGTCGACCGGGTCGAGCGGGTCTCCAAGGAGGTGGGGCTGTTCCGCACCGACGAGACGCCCGACCCCGAGTACACGTCGAAGCTCGAGCTCGACCTCGGCACCATCGAGCCCAGCCTGGCCGGGCCCAAGCGCCCCCAGGATCGCGTCCGCCTGTCGGACATGAAGGCCACCTTCCAGCGCGACCTCCCCACCCTGCTACCGCAGGGCGCATCGCTGGGCGGGGGTGGCGGCACCGCCGTGGCCACCGAGACCCGGCGCGAGGTGGAGATCACGATGGACGGCGAGACCATGCCGGTCGGTGACGGCAGCGTGGTGATCGCGGCGATCACGAGTTGCACCAACACGTCCAATCCCTCGGTGATGGTGGGCGCGGGTCTCGTGGCCAAGCGCGCCGTGGAGCGCGGTCTACAGGTCAAGCCCTGGGTGAAGACCAGCCTGGCGCCCGGCTCCCAGGTGGTGACCGACTACCTCACCGCCGCGGGCCTCCTGCCCTATCTGGAGCAGCTCAAGTTCCAGGTGGTCGGCTACGGCTGCACGACCTGCATCGGCAACTCGGGCCCGCTGCCCGAGGCCATCGAGAACGCGGTCAAGGAGAACCGGCTGGTCGTCTCGGCCGTCCTGTCCGGCAACCGCAACTTCGAGGCGCGCATCCACCCGCACGTCCGCGCCAACTACCTGGCGTCGCCCATGCTGGTCGTGGCGTACGCGCTGGCCGGACGGGCGGATCTGGACCTCTACAACGAGCCGCTCGGCCACGACCGGGACGGCGCCCCCGTCTTCCTGGCGGACCTGTGGCCGTCTCCCATGGAGATCCGCGAGACGATCGCGGCCGCGCTCAAGCCCGAGATGTACCGCGACCGCTACGGCGAGGTCTTCCAGGGAGACGAGCACTGGCGCGCGCTGCCCCTGCCGGAAGGAGACGCCAACCTCTACGAGTGGGACCAGGATTCGACGTACATCCAGAACCCGCCCTTCTTCGAGGGCATGTCGCTGGACGTGCCCGACCTCTCCGATATCGACGGCGCGCGCGTGCTGGCGCTGCTGGGCACGTCGGTGACGACGGACCACATCTCGCCCGCGGGCTCCATCGCCAAGGATGGGCCGGCCGGTCGCTACCTGCAGGCCAAGGGCGTGCAGCCGGTGGACTTCAACACCTACGGCGCGCGCCGCGGCAACCACGAGGTCATGATGCGCGGCACGTTCGCGAACGTGCGCATCAAGAACCTGCTGCTGGGCGGCAAGGAAGGCGGATACACGATCCACTTCCCAACCGGCGAGGAACTGTCCATCTACGACGCGGCGATGCGCTACGTGGAGGCGGGCACGCCGTTGGTGGTCTTGGCCGGCAAGGAGTACGGCACCGGGAGCTCGCGCGACTGGGCGGCCAAGGGGACGTTCCTGCTGGGCGTGCGGGCGGTGATCGCCGAGTCCTTCGAGCGCATCCACCGCAGCAATCTCGTGGGGATGGGCGTGCTGCCGCTGGAGTTCGTCGGCGGCCAGAACCCGGAGTCGCTCGGCCTGACCGGTCGTGAGACCTTCGCGATCCGCGGCATCGCGTCCGGTCTGCGCCCGAAGGGCACGGTGCAGGTCGAGGCGCGCGCGGAGGACGGATCGGTGAAGACGTTCGACGCCCGGGTCCGTCTCGACTCCGACGTGGACGTCGAGTACTACCAGAACGGCGGGATCCTGCAGACCGTGCTGCGCAAGATGGCCAGCGGCGCCATGTAG
- a CDS encoding citrate synthase has product MTDDARNSLTIRDNRTGREYEVDIQEGDVIRALDLRQIKVKDDDFGMMTYDPGFTNTASTRSTITYIDGDQGILRYRGYPIEQLAEQATHLEVSYLLLKGELPTQAQLDEFVHDVTFHTYVHENILELMGGFRYDAHVMGMMISAVAALSTFYPDAKDIFDPTTRWVQIVRIIAKMPTLAAFTYRHHRGLPYVYPENELSYTANFLNMLFRIGVRDYKPNPVLERALDILFILHADHEQNCSTSTMRVIGSAHADPFSSMAGAMAALYGPLHGGANEAVLRMLTRIGSVDNVPSFIEGVKNREERLMGFGHRVYKSYDPRAKIIKRTADEVFAVTGRNPLLDIALELERIALNDDFFVERNLYPNVDFYSGLIYQAMGFPVELFPVLFAIPRAVGWLAQWEELLLDSEQRIARPRQVYLGEGERDFVPIEKR; this is encoded by the coding sequence ATGACGGACGACGCCCGGAACAGCCTGACCATCCGGGACAACCGCACGGGCCGGGAGTACGAGGTCGACATCCAGGAGGGAGACGTCATCCGCGCCCTCGATCTGCGACAGATCAAGGTCAAGGACGACGACTTCGGGATGATGACGTACGATCCCGGCTTCACCAACACCGCGTCCACCCGCAGCACCATCACCTACATCGACGGCGACCAGGGGATCCTGCGCTACCGCGGATATCCCATCGAGCAGCTCGCCGAGCAGGCCACGCACCTCGAGGTGTCCTACCTGCTCCTCAAGGGCGAGCTGCCGACCCAGGCCCAGCTCGACGAGTTCGTCCACGACGTGACGTTCCACACGTACGTGCACGAGAACATCCTGGAGCTGATGGGTGGCTTCCGGTACGACGCCCACGTGATGGGGATGATGATCTCCGCCGTGGCGGCGCTCTCCACGTTCTATCCCGATGCCAAGGACATCTTCGACCCGACCACGCGCTGGGTCCAGATCGTGCGCATCATCGCCAAGATGCCCACGTTGGCCGCGTTCACGTATCGGCACCATCGGGGGCTGCCGTACGTCTACCCGGAGAACGAGCTGTCCTACACGGCCAACTTCCTGAACATGCTGTTCCGGATCGGCGTGCGGGACTACAAGCCCAACCCGGTGCTCGAGCGCGCGCTGGACATCCTGTTCATCCTGCACGCGGACCACGAGCAGAACTGCTCCACCAGCACCATGCGCGTCATCGGCAGCGCGCACGCCGATCCGTTCTCCTCCATGGCCGGCGCCATGGCCGCCCTCTACGGTCCGCTGCACGGCGGCGCCAACGAGGCCGTGCTGCGGATGCTCACGCGCATCGGATCGGTGGACAACGTGCCCTCCTTCATCGAAGGCGTGAAGAACCGCGAGGAGCGCCTGATGGGCTTCGGGCACCGGGTCTACAAGTCGTACGACCCGCGCGCCAAGATCATCAAGCGCACGGCCGACGAGGTCTTCGCGGTCACCGGGAGGAACCCGCTCCTGGACATCGCGCTGGAGCTGGAGCGCATCGCGCTGAACGACGACTTCTTCGTCGAGCGCAACCTGTATCCCAACGTGGACTTCTACTCCGGGCTCATCTATCAGGCGATGGGCTTCCCGGTGGAGCTGTTCCCGGTGCTCTTCGCCATCCCGCGCGCCGTGGGGTGGTTGGCCCAGTGGGAGGAGCTGCTGCTGGATTCGGAGCAGCGCATCGCACGTCCGCGCCAGGTCTACCTGGGCGAGGGCGAGCGCGACTTCGTGCCCATCGAGAAGCGCTGA
- a CDS encoding MBL fold metallo-hydrolase, translated as MIDPIDLRVDGIEGAIGVWVLEGPEPALIDPGPSTCLGRLEEGLAERGLTLSDLARVYLTHIHLDHAGVTGHLVRRVPGLEVVVHEEGAPHLVDPDRLVASTRRTFGASHDRLWGEVLPVPVERIRAWAPGGPSVGALRAVPSPGHIAHHLAWLDEETGTLYSGDALGILLAPGAPVHPPTPPPSLDAAAWQRTLGALAALGAERAAAAHFGVHADPAGRARELAAVLDALLGRVQHALRTGDAEAGARYEREVRDRLAPFTGRERVERYFDAFRAETDWNGVVLHLQRLARARAEGAS; from the coding sequence ATGATCGACCCCATCGACCTGCGGGTGGACGGCATCGAGGGCGCCATCGGCGTGTGGGTCCTGGAAGGACCGGAGCCCGCCCTCATCGACCCCGGGCCCTCCACGTGCCTGGGCCGGCTGGAGGAGGGGCTGGCCGAGCGTGGTCTGACGCTGTCGGACCTGGCCCGTGTGTACCTCACGCACATCCACCTGGACCACGCCGGCGTGACAGGGCACCTGGTGCGCCGGGTGCCCGGCCTGGAGGTCGTGGTGCACGAGGAGGGAGCGCCCCACCTGGTCGATCCGGACCGCCTCGTCGCCAGCACCCGGCGCACGTTCGGTGCCTCCCACGATCGGTTGTGGGGGGAGGTGCTCCCCGTGCCGGTGGAGCGGATCCGAGCCTGGGCCCCCGGAGGGCCCTCGGTCGGAGCGCTGCGGGCCGTCCCCTCGCCCGGGCACATCGCGCATCACCTGGCCTGGCTCGACGAGGAAACGGGGACGTTGTACAGCGGGGACGCGCTGGGCATCCTCCTGGCGCCCGGTGCGCCGGTCCATCCACCCACGCCGCCCCCGAGCCTGGACGCCGCGGCCTGGCAGCGGACGCTGGGCGCGCTCGCCGCATTGGGCGCCGAGCGGGCGGCCGCGGCCCACTTCGGGGTCCACGCCGATCCGGCCGGCCGGGCTCGGGAGCTTGCCGCGGTGCTCGACGCGCTGCTGGGGCGTGTCCAGCACGCCCTGCGCACGGGAGACGCCGAGGCGGGGGCCCGCTACGAGCGCGAGGTCCGCGACCGTCTGGCGCCGTTCACCGGACGGGAGCGCGTGGAGCGCTACTTCGACGCCTTCCGGGCGGAGACGGACTGGAACGGCGTGGTGCTGCACCTCCAGCGGCTGGCCCGGGCCCGCGCGGAGGGCGCGTCATGA
- a CDS encoding ECF-type sigma factor, with protein MTRDTAITEWVRRLGAGDGQALEAVIPLLYDELRALAGHQLRQERPDHTLSATGLVHEAWLRLSRQRRIAAEDRAQFLSIAGATMRRVLVDWARTKKRAKRGGGQADLPLSAVEEFLTVEEAEELLALDDALARLEVVNERGARVVEHRFFAGLSQEETAEALGISPKTVQRAWVAARAWLRKEVQQDLALDPPLTAP; from the coding sequence GTGACAAGAGATACCGCCATCACCGAGTGGGTACGCCGCCTCGGCGCGGGGGACGGGCAGGCGCTCGAGGCCGTGATCCCCCTGCTGTACGACGAGCTGCGGGCCTTGGCCGGGCATCAGCTCCGCCAGGAGCGACCCGACCACACGCTGTCCGCCACGGGGCTCGTGCACGAGGCGTGGCTCCGTCTGTCCCGCCAGCGACGGATCGCAGCCGAGGACCGCGCCCAGTTCCTCTCCATCGCCGGGGCCACCATGCGCCGCGTCCTGGTGGATTGGGCGCGGACCAAGAAGCGCGCGAAGCGCGGCGGCGGCCAGGCCGACCTCCCGCTCTCCGCGGTCGAGGAGTTCCTGACGGTCGAGGAGGCCGAGGAGCTGCTGGCGCTCGACGACGCGCTGGCCCGTCTGGAGGTCGTGAACGAACGAGGCGCCCGCGTGGTGGAGCATCGCTTCTTCGCGGGGCTCTCCCAGGAGGAGACGGCCGAGGCCCTCGGGATCTCCCCCAAGACCGTCCAGCGCGCCTGGGTGGCCGCTCGGGCCTGGCTGCGGAAGGAGGTCCAGCAGGACCTGGCGCTGGATCCCCCGCTGACCGCTCCCTGA